The following are encoded in a window of Planctomycetota bacterium genomic DNA:
- the kdsB gene encoding 3-deoxy-manno-octulosonate cytidylyltransferase — protein sequence MRHTECRTLVVIPARYGSTRLPAKVLLKTSGKYLMQHTYEQTLKCKLVDRIIIATDDKRVFKAGKEFKAEARMTSRYHTCGTERIAQVARHLPYQYVINVQADEPQIDPKAVDKVIAILQRNKDVDIATLAARLDKKDMPDMNKVKVRVAQNNLAVGFMRVIHHSPLATRHSPLYRHIGIYGYKKDALLRFVKLPQTKSEKELRLEQLRALENGFKIKVALIDKAFYGIDTPRDYQAFLKRIKNTD from the coding sequence ATGCGGCATACAGAATGCAGAACATTAGTGGTTATTCCGGCCCGGTACGGCTCAACCCGCCTGCCGGCCAAGGTCCTTCTAAAAACCAGCGGTAAATACCTGATGCAGCACACCTACGAACAAACATTAAAATGTAAATTAGTTGACCGGATAATTATTGCCACCGATGACAAGCGGGTCTTTAAGGCAGGCAAGGAATTCAAGGCCGAGGCGCGCATGACCTCAAGGTATCACACCTGCGGGACCGAGCGGATTGCCCAAGTGGCCCGGCATCTGCCCTACCAATATGTCATCAATGTCCAGGCAGATGAGCCGCAAATAGACCCCAAGGCAGTGGACAAAGTCATTGCCATCCTGCAGCGTAATAAGGATGTGGATATCGCCACCCTGGCCGCGCGGTTAGACAAGAAAGATATGCCTGACATGAATAAGGTAAAGGTGCGGGTGGCCCAAAATAACCTGGCGGTCGGGTTTATGAGAGTTATTCACCACTCGCCACTCGCCACTCGCCATTCGCCATTATACCGACATATCGGGATTTACGGATACAAAAAAGATGCGCTGTTAAGATTCGTTAAGCTACCCCAGACCAAGTCGGAGAAAGAACTGAGGCTGGAACAACTACGCGCGCTGGAGAACGGATTCAAAATAAAGGTGGCACTGATTGATAAGGCATTTTACGGAATAGACACGCCGCGGGATTATCAGGCATTCCTAAAAAGAATCAAAAACACCGACTAA
- a CDS encoding tetratricopeptide repeat protein: MRSFLCIASIILLFSPGYLWAFEPTEAEVIEKLESPYLPDNNINLAESAFVFSKTIYPKVDVKTYMERVDEIASEISNRMKTKGSNDPAQIIAEINQFFKEKKIKAESVLTGIPSFLSESERDKFMLSKVLDTMSGNCLGLSTLYWSIAERMDLPLTAVIIPQHVFLRHYQGKEYRNIEATAFGAEIKDEEYVKQIKKLIGNKIQNYSTPDIISFHVLTKKQFVGLILYNRGVDNLNRNNNKLAILDFTACLKLYDSFHEAYKSRGVTYLKEGRFNEALDDLIKAARFEEDCPGTYFNLGAVYFNLKDFDEALRFLDKAIQLVPQYLDAYHHRGLVYAQRKDYDEALEDLSFVIKSSASAKAYYDRGLVYVNTKKYNEAIEDLSKALSMDNKMADAYNNRGFAYNNQKRYNEAISDFERAVALKPNNAAYYKNLGITYYKLKDLPKATEILEKYLALNPDDAEIVNLLKQIK, translated from the coding sequence ATGAGATCATTTTTATGCATCGCCTCTATTATTCTCTTGTTTTCACCGGGTTATCTCTGGGCTTTTGAACCCACAGAAGCGGAGGTTATAGAGAAACTGGAATCACCCTACCTGCCGGACAACAATATCAACCTGGCTGAATCCGCCTTTGTCTTTTCCAAAACCATATATCCCAAGGTGGATGTTAAGACCTATATGGAGCGGGTGGATGAAATCGCCAGCGAAATCAGCAACCGGATGAAAACCAAGGGGTCAAACGACCCGGCCCAAATCATTGCCGAGATAAACCAATTCTTCAAGGAAAAGAAGATAAAGGCCGAATCGGTCCTAACCGGCATACCATCGTTCCTGTCCGAATCCGAACGCGATAAGTTCATGCTCAGCAAGGTGCTGGACACGATGAGCGGCAACTGCCTGGGCCTGAGCACGCTCTACTGGTCTATTGCCGAGCGGATGGACCTGCCCTTGACTGCGGTCATCATTCCCCAGCACGTCTTCCTACGCCATTACCAGGGCAAGGAATACCGGAATATTGAAGCCACGGCATTCGGCGCCGAAATAAAAGACGAGGAATACGTCAAACAGATTAAGAAACTTATCGGCAACAAGATTCAGAACTACAGCACGCCTGACATCATCAGTTTCCATGTCCTGACCAAGAAGCAGTTTGTCGGGCTAATCCTCTACAACCGCGGGGTGGATAATCTCAACCGCAATAATAATAAGCTGGCTATACTGGACTTTACGGCCTGCCTGAAGCTATACGACAGTTTCCACGAGGCCTACAAGAGCCGGGGCGTGACATATCTCAAAGAAGGCCGGTTCAACGAAGCACTGGATGACCTGATTAAGGCGGCCCGATTCGAGGAGGACTGCCCGGGCACCTATTTCAATCTGGGCGCGGTTTATTTCAATCTCAAGGACTTTGACGAAGCATTAAGATTCCTTGATAAGGCCATCCAACTGGTACCCCAATACCTGGATGCTTATCATCACCGCGGGCTGGTATATGCCCAGAGAAAAGACTATGATGAGGCGCTCGAAGACCTGTCTTTCGTGATTAAGTCATCGGCCAGCGCCAAGGCCTATTATGACCGAGGCCTGGTTTATGTCAACACCAAGAAATATAATGAGGCTATTGAGGACCTGTCCAAAGCACTGTCAATGGATAACAAAATGGCTGACGCCTATAACAACCGAGGATTTGCCTACAACAATCAGAAACGGTATAATGAAGCGATTAGTGATTTTGAGCGGGCGGTGGCGCTCAAGCCGAATAATGCGGCTTATTACAAAAATCTGGGTATTACCTATTACAAGTTGAAAGACTTGCCAAAGGCTACAGAGATATTGGAGAAATACTTGGCATTAAATCCGGATGATGCGGAAATAGTAAATTTATTAAAACAGATAAAGTAA
- a CDS encoding N-acetyl-gamma-glutamyl-phosphate reductase, protein MLKVGVVGATGYAGRELIKILLRHPKVKITSVSASGNKIEPISDVFPVFRNHLDLICGESDPKAIGRVADFIFLALPHRVSMSFAPQFLELNKKVVDLSADYRLKDESLYETWYGVKHSSPRLLAAGVYGLSELYRKDIAKARLVANPGCYPTSAILGCAPLLKKDLVEADRIIIDAKSGVTGAGRVPARPLQFSEVNENLKAYKINQHQHMPEINQELSRLAKSKIEVTFVPHLVPMNQGMLSTIYFNLKKELVAKDLITLYRNYYKDEPFIRVLDEDVFPETGHVLNTNFCDIGIKVTGRKAFVVTAIDNLWKGAAAQAVQNMNIMEGFDEKAGLL, encoded by the coding sequence ATGTTGAAAGTCGGGGTGGTCGGCGCGACCGGTTACGCCGGGCGCGAATTGATAAAGATTTTGCTGAGGCATCCCAAGGTCAAGATAACCTCAGTCAGCGCCAGCGGCAACAAAATCGAACCTATCTCGGATGTATTCCCGGTATTCAGGAATCATCTGGATTTGATATGCGGCGAGTCGGACCCGAAGGCAATAGGCCGGGTAGCTGATTTTATATTTCTGGCCCTGCCGCATCGGGTTTCCATGAGCTTTGCGCCGCAGTTCCTGGAGTTGAATAAGAAGGTGGTGGATTTAAGCGCTGATTATCGCCTGAAGGATGAATCGTTGTATGAAACCTGGTATGGCGTAAAGCATTCCAGCCCCCGGCTGCTGGCCGCGGGTGTTTACGGTCTGTCGGAATTGTACCGGAAAGACATTGCTAAGGCCAGGCTGGTAGCCAACCCCGGTTGTTATCCCACCTCGGCCATTCTCGGGTGCGCGCCGCTGCTTAAGAAAGATTTGGTTGAAGCAGACCGGATTATCATTGACGCCAAGTCAGGAGTGACCGGCGCCGGCCGGGTGCCGGCCAGGCCGTTGCAGTTTTCCGAGGTGAATGAAAACCTCAAGGCCTATAAAATAAACCAGCACCAGCATATGCCGGAAATAAATCAGGAGCTGTCCCGGCTGGCTAAATCAAAGATTGAGGTAACTTTTGTGCCGCATCTGGTTCCGATGAACCAGGGTATGCTGTCAACGATATATTTTAATCTCAAGAAGGAATTGGTTGCGAAAGATTTAATAACGCTATACCGGAATTATTATAAGGATGAACCGTTTATCCGGGTTTTGGATGAGGATGTTTTTCCCGAAACCGGGCATGTCCTGAATACCAATTTTTGCGATATCGGAATAAAGGTCACCGGCCGGAAAGCGTTCGTAGTAACCGCCATTGATAATCTCTGGAAAGGCGCGGCGGCCCAGGCGGTCCAGAATATGAATATTATGGAGGGTTTTGACGAGAAAGCGGGTTTATTATAG
- a CDS encoding aspartate aminotransferase family protein: protein MKTALLNALVNDRTAHPERMAATVGRIKEVLDITCPAKARMISDHYLKAVSKDSNGNGLVHLSPAGITKLVNALLKELLSTQVRKTISLLNDSDVSTDEAVAMHERFKIPVSRLEKDLVFVRAQGPWLYDTLGNKYLDMDSNYSATNLGNENKEIALGLFNQASQLIGTKEDRVHIPRTRFLNVIHPMMPKGLTQFYWQNSGGEAVDKSLKIAKAYTKQKGVIALKNGFHGRTHGAVAVTYNPAYRTPFMLDKEDWVHFVEANDSAAVEKLFKQGKARIIIMELIQSEEAGIRPLKPEFVKKVRQLCDKYNGVMISDEVQTGFGRCATKPGEWWASQTYGVVPDIMAIGKSFGGGYPVTAVVTNQHISDAMKPGYDGSTFGGNPMAMVAAYIATRQMREKDITSNVVARSRQLKDGLKKLKKQFPKLIGEIRGLGLMIGFELPDKEAVCKMQELLKEYQIHSSLSTDNAIRLLPPLIISKSEVAFTLKGIGQALAQL, encoded by the coding sequence ATGAAGACAGCTCTGCTTAATGCGTTGGTTAACGACCGGACCGCGCATCCGGAACGGATGGCTGCGACTGTCGGACGGATAAAGGAGGTTTTGGATATCACCTGTCCGGCCAAGGCTCGGATGATATCTGACCATTATTTGAAGGCCGTATCCAAGGATAGTAATGGGAACGGACTGGTGCACCTGTCTCCGGCCGGAATCACCAAACTGGTTAATGCGTTGCTTAAAGAATTGTTATCGACTCAGGTAAGGAAGACTATATCGCTTCTGAACGATTCTGATGTTTCCACAGATGAGGCAGTGGCTATGCACGAGAGATTCAAGATACCGGTTTCGCGGCTGGAAAAGGATTTGGTGTTTGTTCGGGCCCAGGGCCCATGGCTCTATGACACGCTGGGCAACAAGTATCTGGATATGGACAGCAACTACAGCGCGACGAATCTCGGCAATGAGAACAAGGAAATCGCGCTCGGGCTCTTCAACCAGGCCAGCCAGCTGATTGGCACCAAGGAAGACCGGGTCCATATCCCGCGGACCCGATTCCTGAACGTGATTCATCCGATGATGCCCAAGGGCCTGACCCAGTTTTACTGGCAGAATTCAGGCGGCGAGGCGGTGGACAAGTCGCTCAAGATTGCCAAGGCCTATACCAAGCAGAAAGGCGTGATTGCATTAAAGAACGGATTCCACGGCCGGACCCACGGCGCGGTGGCCGTGACATATAATCCGGCCTATCGGACGCCGTTCATGCTGGATAAAGAGGATTGGGTCCATTTTGTAGAGGCGAATGATTCAGCAGCAGTGGAGAAACTATTCAAGCAGGGTAAGGCCCGGATTATTATTATGGAGTTAATCCAGAGCGAAGAAGCCGGCATCAGGCCGCTCAAGCCGGAATTCGTCAAGAAGGTCCGGCAACTCTGCGATAAATATAACGGCGTGATGATAAGCGACGAGGTCCAGACCGGATTCGGCCGGTGCGCCACCAAGCCGGGCGAGTGGTGGGCGTCCCAGACCTACGGCGTGGTGCCGGACATTATGGCCATCGGCAAGTCATTCGGCGGCGGGTATCCGGTGACGGCGGTGGTGACCAATCAGCATATCAGCGATGCCATGAAACCCGGTTATGACGGTTCGACCTTTGGCGGCAATCCCATGGCCATGGTCGCGGCCTATATCGCCACCCGGCAGATGCGGGAAAAGGATATTACTTCCAATGTTGTGGCCCGGTCAAGGCAGTTGAAAGATGGGCTGAAGAAACTCAAGAAACAGTTCCCCAAACTAATCGGTGAAATCCGCGGCCTGGGGCTGATGATTGGTTTTGAACTGCCTGACAAAGAGGCGGTCTGTAAAATGCAGGAATTGCTTAAAGAATACCAGATACACTCGTCGCTGTCCACGGATAATGCGATAAGGTTATTGCCGCCATTGATTATCTCAAAGTCGGAAGTGGCCTTTACCCTAAAAGGCATTGGACAAGCGCTGGCTCAGCTTTAA
- the argB gene encoding acetylglutamate kinase: MQHIIKKAEVLIEAIPYIRKFRHSVTVVKLGGSLEDNGRAITEILKDIIFLSSVGIKVVLIHGGGRRISARMAQAGLQPEFVDGLRVTNRAVIKIVKKTLYERNLELTRQIKRLGWKARSLCGKRNEIIWADKLKPQGKDIGFVGEVSSVHTRPIVKAFNIGEIPVLTPLGFGNDGQTYNINADQAACDIAASLKAEKFVLITDIKGILRNKSDESTIIPTLTIKKAQALIRKGVINSGMIPKVKSIISALRHGVKKTHIIDGRLAHAILLEIFTDKGIGTEIVK; the protein is encoded by the coding sequence ATGCAGCATATAATTAAAAAGGCCGAGGTTTTGATAGAAGCCATACCATACATCAGGAAATTCCGGCATAGCGTTACCGTGGTCAAGCTGGGCGGCAGCCTGGAAGACAACGGCCGGGCCATTACCGAAATCCTCAAGGACATTATATTCTTAAGCTCGGTCGGAATTAAGGTGGTCCTGATTCATGGCGGCGGACGGCGCATTAGCGCCCGGATGGCGCAGGCCGGCTTGCAGCCTGAATTCGTGGACGGTCTGAGGGTGACCAATCGAGCCGTTATCAAGATTGTCAAGAAGACGCTGTATGAAAGGAACCTGGAATTAACCCGGCAGATCAAGCGTTTGGGCTGGAAGGCCAGGTCGCTCTGCGGCAAAAGAAACGAGATAATCTGGGCTGATAAACTGAAGCCTCAGGGTAAGGATATCGGTTTTGTCGGCGAGGTGTCATCGGTGCATACCAGACCGATTGTCAAGGCGTTTAATATCGGTGAGATACCGGTATTGACCCCTTTGGGTTTTGGCAACGACGGCCAGACCTATAATATCAACGCCGACCAGGCCGCTTGCGATATTGCCGCCTCATTAAAAGCTGAAAAGTTCGTTTTGATTACCGATATCAAGGGGATTCTTAGGAACAAGTCGGACGAGTCGACCATTATTCCCACCCTGACCATAAAAAAGGCGCAGGCCTTAATAAGGAAAGGTGTTATTAACAGCGGGATGATTCCCAAAGTGAAGTCAATTATCAGCGCCTTAAGGCACGGCGTCAAGAAGACGCATATTATTGACGGCAGATTAGCCCATGCCATTCTGCTGGAGATTTTCACCGATAAAGGCATTGGAACGGAGATAGTAAAATGA
- the argJ gene encoding bifunctional glutamate N-acetyltransferase/amino-acid acetyltransferase ArgJ: protein MRKISGSVTAPKGFLAAGIKSGIKENKLDLGLIFSKVPALAAGVFTRNEIKAAPVEICREYLKDGRAHAVIVNSGNANCLSGQKGFNQAVDITRHLSARLGIRTEDVLIASTGVIGKPFPADKIIAAIPELVNKLSRSGDITVAKAIMTTDLVLKKVAVSIKIGGCNVKIGGIAKGSGMIHPDMATMLCFLTTDASIESGALSQALRDAVDESFNAITVDGDMSTNDSVLILANSLAGNPRIKTGTGHYRIFYDALKYVASYLAKEIAKDGEGASKFVEVAVTGAKNKSDAQKIADRIANSSLVKTAIAGEDPNVGRIASAAGAAGVRFDAARLEIYLSGLKIMGQGKIYDQARARARRLLQNNAIKITVNLNMGKATATKWTCDLTEGYIKINAAYN from the coding sequence ATGAGAAAAATATCAGGTTCCGTAACCGCGCCTAAAGGGTTCCTGGCCGCCGGCATCAAGAGCGGCATCAAGGAGAATAAGCTTGATTTAGGATTAATCTTCAGCAAAGTGCCGGCGCTGGCTGCCGGGGTTTTTACCCGTAATGAGATAAAGGCGGCGCCGGTAGAAATCTGCCGGGAATATCTGAAAGACGGCCGGGCCCATGCCGTTATTGTTAATAGCGGCAATGCCAATTGTCTCAGTGGACAGAAGGGATTCAATCAGGCCGTTGACATTACCAGGCATTTATCAGCCCGGCTGGGGATTCGGACCGAGGATGTGCTGATAGCATCTACCGGCGTTATCGGCAAGCCGTTCCCGGCTGATAAAATAATCGCCGCCATACCGGAGTTGGTGAATAAACTGAGCCGGTCCGGCGATATTACCGTGGCCAAAGCTATCATGACGACTGATTTGGTTCTTAAGAAGGTTGCCGTGAGTATAAAGATCGGCGGCTGTAATGTGAAAATCGGCGGCATCGCCAAGGGCTCCGGAATGATACATCCAGACATGGCCACGATGTTGTGTTTCCTGACCACCGACGCTTCTATTGAGTCCGGCGCGTTGAGCCAAGCCCTGCGCGATGCGGTTGACGAATCCTTTAATGCCATAACAGTTGACGGCGATATGAGCACCAATGACTCCGTATTGATTTTGGCGAATTCTCTGGCCGGTAACCCCCGGATAAAGACGGGCACCGGGCATTACCGAATATTCTATGATGCGTTGAAATATGTTGCCTCCTATCTGGCGAAAGAGATAGCCAAGGATGGCGAAGGCGCCAGTAAATTCGTTGAGGTGGCGGTAACCGGCGCTAAGAATAAATCTGATGCCCAAAAGATAGCTGATCGGATTGCTAATTCGAGTTTGGTCAAGACAGCCATTGCCGGTGAAGACCCGAATGTCGGCCGGATTGCCTCTGCCGCCGGCGCCGCCGGGGTAAGATTTGATGCGGCCAGGTTAGAAATCTATCTGAGCGGGCTGAAGATAATGGGCCAGGGGAAAATATATGACCAAGCCCGGGCGCGGGCCAGGAGATTGCTGCAGAATAACGCGATTAAAATAACCGTCAATCTTAATATGGGAAAAGCCACCGCGACCAAATGGACCTGTGATTTGACCGAAGGATACATAAAAATAAATGCAGCATATAATTAA
- the argH gene encoding argininosuccinate lyase, whose amino-acid sequence MTKTLWYKSKKGLTSGLIDGFQQSFSVDKRLTDEDIAGSIAYAQALKQAKVLSGKETMTIKKNLLKMKKQFAVRNGAKAEDVHTAVEMELTKLSGKMAGKIHTGRSRNEQVVADERLYLKKAVAGIQAEIHNLQQEIVSQAQTHIKVIMPGYTHLQQAQPILFSYYLMSWFFALERDKNRLSDCARRIDVSPYGSGALSGNSYKIDRRKLAKQLGFGGVSDNALDAISDRDFIIECLSGCAILMMHLSRVCEDLVIWSTGEFGFVRMAEGIATSSSLMPQKHNPDALELIRGKTGRVYGNLFNILTVMKGLPGGYNKDMQEDKAPMFDSVDTVQECLKILALAIKTMKIFPDRMSRAINSRILATDIADYLVKKGVPFRSSHHIVSKLVRYAIAKQQPVESLKINEFRRFSKLFDKSVYKLFDIKKSIESKNTLGGTATPMVKQQIKIARKLLEPV is encoded by the coding sequence ATGACAAAGACATTGTGGTATAAGAGTAAAAAAGGATTGACCAGCGGCCTGATAGATGGTTTTCAACAGTCATTCTCAGTGGATAAGCGGCTGACTGATGAGGATATTGCCGGCAGTATCGCCTATGCCCAGGCGCTCAAGCAGGCCAAGGTGTTGTCAGGCAAGGAAACTATGACTATCAAGAAGAACCTGTTAAAGATGAAGAAGCAATTTGCTGTTCGCAACGGCGCCAAGGCAGAGGATGTTCACACGGCTGTGGAAATGGAATTAACCAAGCTGTCCGGTAAGATGGCCGGGAAGATTCATACCGGCCGGAGTCGGAACGAGCAGGTGGTAGCGGACGAGCGGCTGTATCTCAAAAAGGCCGTGGCCGGGATTCAGGCGGAGATTCATAATCTGCAGCAGGAGATTGTCAGCCAGGCCCAAACACATATCAAGGTGATAATGCCCGGCTATACCCATCTCCAGCAGGCCCAGCCGATTTTGTTCAGTTACTACCTGATGAGTTGGTTCTTTGCCCTGGAGCGGGATAAGAACCGGCTGAGCGATTGCGCCCGGCGGATTGACGTGTCTCCGTATGGTTCCGGCGCCCTGTCCGGCAATTCCTATAAGATTGACCGGCGCAAGCTGGCTAAGCAATTGGGTTTTGGCGGTGTTTCTGATAATGCCCTGGACGCCATCAGTGACCGGGATTTTATCATCGAGTGTCTGTCCGGATGCGCCATTCTGATGATGCATTTGAGCCGGGTGTGCGAGGATTTGGTTATCTGGTCCACCGGCGAATTTGGGTTTGTCCGGATGGCCGAAGGCATTGCCACCTCAAGTTCTCTGATGCCCCAAAAGCATAATCCGGATGCGCTGGAACTTATCAGGGGCAAGACCGGCCGGGTCTATGGAAACCTGTTCAATATCCTGACCGTGATGAAAGGACTGCCCGGCGGATATAACAAGGATATGCAGGAAGACAAGGCGCCGATGTTTGACAGTGTGGACACGGTCCAAGAATGCCTGAAGATTCTGGCGCTGGCAATCAAGACCATGAAGATATTCCCGGACCGGATGAGCCGGGCGATAAACAGCCGGATTTTAGCCACTGATATTGCCGATTATCTGGTCAAAAAGGGCGTGCCGTTCAGGTCCAGCCACCATATTGTCAGCAAGCTGGTGCGCTACGCCATAGCCAAACAGCAGCCGGTCGAGTCGCTGAAGATAAATGAGTTCAGGCGTTTTTCTAAATTATTTGATAAAAGCGTTTATAAATTGTTTGATATAAAGAAATCGATTGAATCGAAAAACACCCTGGGCGGAACCGCTACGCCGATGGTGAAGCAGCAGATAAAAATAGCGCGGAAGTTATTAGAGCCAGTTTGA
- a CDS encoding aspartate aminotransferase family protein yields the protein MSLTEDVAKLYQQYVMPTYTKTQTVLVRGKGIKAYDIEGKEFLDFFPGWAVSGIGHCHPKVVSAIREQAKKMIHVSNNFYNELQARLAKKIAEHSFDGKVFFCNSGAEAVEGAMKLARRFGYPSRYEIITMENSFHGRTLAAITATAQPKYQEGFAPLPAGFSYALFNDLEAVKAKITEKTVAIMLEPIQGEGGVNVAAPDFLTGLRKICDEKKILLIFDEIQTGMGRTGRMFCYQHYDVVPDIMTLSKTLGGGFPIGAFIARRAIADTLQPGMHASTFGGGPLACAASLAVFEAIENGDLAAKAEKRGRYLRKKLLQLKKDFSFIKAVRGKGLMQGLELEVEGAPIVNKCLERGLLINCTHKTVLRLMPPMTVKNKEIDTAIAILQDALK from the coding sequence ATGAGTTTAACCGAAGATGTGGCAAAATTGTATCAGCAATATGTCATGCCGACTTACACCAAAACGCAAACGGTCCTGGTCCGGGGCAAGGGCATCAAGGCGTATGACATAGAAGGAAAGGAATTCCTCGATTTCTTCCCCGGCTGGGCCGTATCCGGCATCGGTCATTGCCATCCCAAAGTGGTTTCGGCTATCAGGGAACAGGCGAAGAAAATGATTCACGTATCCAATAACTTTTATAATGAATTGCAGGCGCGCCTGGCCAAGAAAATAGCCGAACATTCGTTTGACGGCAAGGTATTTTTCTGCAACAGCGGGGCCGAGGCGGTTGAAGGCGCTATGAAACTGGCCCGCCGGTTTGGGTATCCGTCCCGATATGAAATAATCACCATGGAGAATTCCTTCCACGGACGGACGCTGGCGGCCATTACCGCGACGGCGCAGCCGAAATACCAGGAAGGTTTCGCGCCGCTGCCGGCCGGTTTCAGTTACGCTCTTTTTAACGATTTGGAGGCGGTTAAGGCCAAGATAACGGAAAAAACCGTGGCCATAATGCTGGAGCCGATTCAGGGAGAAGGCGGCGTTAATGTGGCCGCGCCGGATTTTTTAACCGGCCTGAGAAAGATATGCGATGAGAAAAAGATACTCCTGATATTTGACGAGATTCAAACCGGCATGGGCCGAACCGGCCGGATGTTCTGTTACCAGCATTATGATGTCGTGCCGGATATTATGACATTGTCAAAAACACTGGGCGGCGGATTCCCGATCGGCGCGTTTATCGCCCGGCGTGCGATTGCCGATACCTTGCAGCCGGGGATGCATGCCTCGACCTTTGGCGGCGGGCCGCTGGCCTGCGCGGCCAGCCTGGCAGTATTTGAAGCGATTGAGAATGGTGACTTGGCCGCCAAAGCGGAGAAAAGAGGCCGCTACCTGCGCAAGAAACTCCTCCAGCTAAAGAAGGATTTCAGTTTTATCAAGGCCGTCAGGGGAAAAGGGCTGATGCAGGGGCTGGAACTTGAAGTGGAAGGCGCGCCGATAGTCAACAAATGCCTGGAGCGGGGATTGCTTATAAATTGCACCCATAAAACAGTTTTAAGGCTGATGCCGCCAATGACCGTAAAGAATAAAGAAATTGATACAGCCATCGCTATTTTACAGGATGCGCTTAAATAA
- a CDS encoding argininosuccinate synthase: MKERIVMAYSGGLDTSVAIKWLQEKYHAEVITVIVDVGQGGDLEAVRKKALTIGAVKSILIDAKEEFVAKYILPAIKANAAYEDSYLLATALGRPLIAQLLVKVAAQENATAVAHGCTGKGNDQVRFDVAVKVLNPKLKIIAPAREWDFTRPSAIEYARANGIPLDGIIKTKIYSIDENLWGRSIECGVLEDAWFEPPEDAFDMTTSPSAAPDMPTYLTIDFEKGVPVGLDGQKIEPLALINSLNIIAGANSVGRMDHIENRLVGIKSREVYECPAGTVLHMAHQAMESMTLTRDMAHFKKLIEQKYSELVYYGLWFSPLREALDAFVETTQQTVTGKVRMKLYKGTCTAVGRQSPFSLYNVKLATYEAGDTFNHKAAEGFIHLWGLDLQTYGKVIRKASQPAPEAAVTAEVNCPVTAIDTCYTG, encoded by the coding sequence ATGAAAGAACGAATTGTTATGGCCTACTCTGGTGGCTTGGATACCTCGGTGGCTATCAAGTGGCTCCAGGAGAAATACCATGCCGAGGTGATAACCGTAATCGTGGATGTCGGCCAGGGCGGCGACCTGGAGGCGGTCCGGAAAAAGGCGCTGACAATCGGGGCGGTCAAGTCCATCCTGATTGACGCCAAAGAGGAGTTTGTGGCCAAATACATTCTGCCGGCTATCAAGGCCAATGCGGCTTATGAGGATAGTTATCTCTTAGCCACGGCTCTGGGCCGGCCCTTGATTGCCCAACTGCTGGTCAAGGTGGCGGCTCAGGAAAACGCTACGGCTGTGGCGCACGGCTGCACCGGCAAGGGCAATGACCAGGTCAGGTTCGATGTGGCGGTCAAGGTGCTCAATCCGAAACTGAAGATTATCGCGCCGGCCCGGGAATGGGATTTCACCCGGCCTTCGGCTATTGAATACGCCCGGGCCAACGGGATTCCGCTGGACGGGATTATCAAGACCAAGATTTACAGCATTGACGAGAATCTCTGGGGCCGGAGCATTGAATGCGGCGTGCTGGAAGACGCCTGGTTCGAGCCGCCGGAGGATGCCTTTGATATGACTACATCGCCGTCGGCCGCGCCGGATATGCCGACCTACCTGACTATAGATTTTGAAAAGGGCGTTCCGGTCGGATTGGATGGCCAGAAGATTGAGCCGCTGGCGCTGATTAATTCGCTCAACATCATTGCCGGGGCTAACAGCGTCGGACGGATGGACCATATCGAGAACCGGCTGGTGGGCATAAAATCACGGGAGGTCTATGAATGCCCGGCCGGGACGGTCCTGCACATGGCGCATCAGGCCATGGAGTCGATGACCCTGACCCGGGACATGGCTCATTTCAAGAAGCTGATAGAGCAGAAATATTCGGAGCTGGTTTATTACGGGCTGTGGTTTTCGCCGCTCAGGGAGGCGCTGGACGCCTTTGTGGAAACCACCCAGCAGACCGTGACCGGCAAGGTCCGGATGAAACTATATAAAGGCACCTGCACGGCAGTTGGCCGGCAGTCGCCGTTCTCTTTGTATAACGTGAAACTGGCCACCTATGAGGCCGGGGATACCTTTAACCACAAAGCGGCTGAAGGTTTTATCCATCTCTGGGGCCTGGACCTGCAGACCTATGGCAAGGTCATCCGGAAGGCCAGCCAACCGGCGCCTGAGGCCGCGGTAACGGCCGAGGTTAATTGCCCGGTAACTGCGATTGATACCTGCTATACGGGGTAA